The following are from one region of the Myotis daubentonii chromosome 2, mMyoDau2.1, whole genome shotgun sequence genome:
- the LOC132226094 gene encoding olfactory receptor 8S1-like, whose translation MRNHSVISEFILLGLSADPQIQPLLFVLFLVIYLLTLMGNLMLLLVIGFDARLHIPMYFFLRQLSFLDLCHSSVTVPKLLENLLSEKKTISVEGCLAQVFFLYASGGTESCLLAVMAYDRYVAISSPLLYAQVMNRQLCMGLVWASWSLAFLDALINILVALNLDFCEAQDIHHFCCELSSLYPLSCSDVTASFTALLCSSVLHFFGNFLMIFFSYVRILSTILRISSSTGRSKAFSTCSSHLTAVIFFYGSGFLRYLLPNSGSIRELIFSLQYSVITPMLNPLIYSLKNKEMKAAVKRMLRKYFWCFK comes from the coding sequence ATGAGGAACCACAGTGTTATCTCTGAGTTCATCCTCCTCGGGCTGTCTGCGGACCCCCAGATCCAGCCTCTGCTCTTCGTGCTGTTCCTTGTTATTTACCTCCTGACCCTGATGGGGAATCTGATGCTGCTGCTGGTGATCGGGTTTGATGCCCGTCTTCACATCCCCATGTACTTTTTCCTGAGGCAGTTGTCCTTCCTCGATCTCTGCCACTCCTCTGTCACTGTGCCCAAGCTGCTGGAGAATCTGCTCTCTGAGAAGAAAACTATCTCAGTAGAGGGCTGCCTGGCTCAGGTCTTCTTTCTATATGCCTCTGGGGGCACTGAATCCTGCCTACTCGCTGTGATGGCATATGACCGCTATGTTGCCATCAGTTCTCCTCTGCTCTATGCCCAGGTGATGAACAGACAGCTGTGTATGGGGCTGGTGTGGGCCTCATGGAGTTTGGCTTTTCTGGATGCTCTTATCAATATCCTTGTAGCTCTCAATTTAGACTTCTGTGAGGCTCAAGATATTCACCACTTCTGCTGTGAGCTGTCCTCTCTTTACCCCTTGTCCTGCTCTGATGTGACTGCAAGTTTTACTGCCCTGCTCTGCTCTAGCGTCCTCCATTTCTTTGGAAATTTTCTCATGATATTTTTCTCCTATGTTCGCATTTTGTCCACCATCCTGCGCATCAGCTCCTCCACAGGCAGAAGCAAGGCCTTCTCTACCTGCTCCTCCCACCTCACTGCAGTGATCTTCTTTTATGGTTCGGGATTTCTCCGTTATCTCTTGCCAAATTCTGGATCCATTCGAGAGTTAATCTTCTCCTTGCAGTACAGTGTGATCACCCCCATGCTGAATCCCCTCATCTACAGCCTGAAGAACAAGGAGATGAAGGCTGCTGTGAAAAGGATGTTGAGAAAATATTTCTGGTGCTTCAAATAA